The following proteins come from a genomic window of Triticum aestivum cultivar Chinese Spring chromosome 6A, IWGSC CS RefSeq v2.1, whole genome shotgun sequence:
- the LOC123130942 gene encoding mitochondrial metalloendopeptidase OMA1-like, which translates to MNQILKKSGSAIFRLLVRYKPGVRPPQPPLRTATRSYRAYRRRLPAVSRSATTPSHGLLSEGPRRPELIHFTRGRGGEPWYLDWRKLAARVLAPGAAAIAAYYHNLETVPYTNRTHLVFLSPRIERWLGGRAFDDLKKEKAGMILPAEHYESVRVRRITSEIVRAARRTLGVAPVDPAGELLNDRFMARNYGKQAMTRHLDGLDWEVIVVEDRKVNAMCVPGKILVYTGLLDYFRTDAEIAAVLGHEVGHIIARHSAEAITKSLCSYAVQRLVMGRDSPDFMRGVSKLLFTLPFSRKMEIEADHIGMLLLAAAGFDPHIAIAVEEKLGKMSRKSELENYLSTHPSGKKRVQSLSQDKVLKEAMELYREASPVKEAERFSIPDPFDIRGRRSHSWKW; encoded by the exons ATGAACCAAATTTTGAAGAAATCGGGCTCCGCCATCTTCCGGCTCCTCGTGCGCTACAAGCCGGGGGTCCGACCACCACAGCCGCCGCTGCGCACGGCCACTAGGTCCTACCGCGCCTACCGGCGGCGCTTGCCAGCGGTCTCGCGCTCGGCCACTACCCCAAGCCATGGACTCTTAAGCGAAGGGCCGCGGCGCCCGGAGCTCATCCACTTCACCCGAGGCCGCGGCGGGGAGCCGTGGTACCTCGACTGGCGGAAGTTGGCCGCGCGGGTTCTCGCCCCTGGCGCCGCGGCGATCGCCGCGTACTACCACAACCTCGAGACCGTGCCGTACACCAACCGCACCCACCTTGTGTTCCTCTCTCCCCGGATCGAGCGGTGGCTCGGCGGGCGCGCGTTCGACGATCTCAAGAAGGAGAAAGCCGGCATGATCCTACCCGCGGAACACTACGAGAGCGTGCGCGTCAGGCGCATCACCTCGGAGATCGTCCGCGCCGCCCGACGCACCCTTGGAGTTGCGCCCGTCGATCCAGCCGGGGAGCTGCTGAATGACAGGTTCATGGCCAGGAACTACGGGAAGCAGGCGATGACGAGGCATCTCGACGGGCTCGATTGGGAGGTGATCGTCGTGGAAGACAGGAAAGTCAACGCGATGTGCGTTCCAGGCAAGATCTTGGTCTACACTGGATTGCTCGACTACTTCAGAACTGACGCCGAGATCGCCGCTGTGCTAGGGCATGAG GTTGGACACATTATTGCGAGGCACTCGGCCGAGGCGATCACCAAGAGCTTGTGTTCTTATGCTGTGCAACGACTTGTCATGGGGCGGGACAGTCCAGACTTCATGAGGGGTGTATCGAAATTACTATTCACGCTGCCCTTCTCACGAAA GATGGAGATAGAGGCAGATCACATTGGAATGCTGCTACTTGCTGCAGCTGGTTTCGATCCACACATAGCCATTGCAGTCGAAGAGAAGCTAGGAAAGATGTCAAGAAAATCAGAATTGGAAAACTACCTCTCCACTCACCCTTCAGGTAAGAAAAGAGTGCAGTCCTTGTCGCAGGACAAAGTCTTGAAGGAAGCGATGGAATTATACAGGGAAGCTAGTCCCGTCAAAGAAGCTGAACGTTTCTCCATTCCTGACCCCTTCGATATTAGGGGCAGGCGAAGCCATAGTTGGAAATGGTAG
- the LOC123130943 gene encoding blue copper protein: MASSSALIALLVVLGCAAAASAATFTVGDGQGWTTGANYATWASGKTFAVGDKLVFNYASQAHTVTEVTKSEYDACSSNANGDNSGATTMTLKAGANYYICTIGTHCAAGMKLAVTAGDSSPGTPAAGTPPTTPSGSGGSRVRMEAGPVLAATAGVLLKLALF; encoded by the exons ATGGCCTCGTCCTCCGCGCTGATCGCGCTCCTTGTTGTCCTTGGCTGCGCTGCGGCGGCCTCCGCGGCCACGTTCACCGTCGGAGATGGGCAAGGGTGGACGACCGGCGCCAACTACGCCACCTGGGCCAGCGGCAAGACCTTCGCGGTCGGAGACAAGCTCG TGTTCAACTACGCGAGCCAGGCCCACACAGTGACCGAAGTCACCAAGAGCGAGTACGACGCCTGCTCCAGCAACGCCAACGGTGACAACAGCGGCGCCACCACCATGACCCTCAAAGCCGGCGCGAACTACTACATCTGCACCATCGGCACCCACTGCGCCGCCGGCATGAAGCTAgccgtcaccgccggcgactcCAGCCCCGGTACCCCCGCGGCGGGGACGCCGCCCACCACCCCGTCCGGGTCCGGCGGCTCCCGCGTGCGCATGGAGGCCGGCCCCGTcctcgcggccaccgccggcgTCCTCCTCAAGCTCGCCCTCTTCTGA